One part of the Flavobacterium johnsoniae UW101 genome encodes these proteins:
- a CDS encoding S9 family peptidase, giving the protein MNILNSVFKIHRRNLNIILLLILNLVMQLATCSLWGQAMQKRALTVEDYLKWGELTLDNVGTKGLWASYTIKYESDKDTLYVKNTKSEKTYSFPYGYKGNFLENNWFICKTPSAVKLLNLKTGQQEELPEVVKYTYNSNTKQLVLLVNRKNKDSEMIVRTLEGAVQMQIRGVTEFLPSPSNELIAFVVRTKKGSTVNILTLSNQNKIKIIASDPYIFTDLVWQGKEKKALAFYKKTNKEKRFENSIYYYNFQNNRLYSTQQIQDPFLSDTVFITVASHKIKISDDLKRVFFIVQKKKSKLNANDISPQVWYGNTYNIYPQEEKVSSFKDTYLAQWLPEHENFKMISNDSLPQFMLTGTQNHAILFNTVKYGPQYGKDDISDFYIYNLDNDKTTLFLRKNIAHPSLLIPSPSGKFISYFRDKNWWIYNIEKNTHKNITQNSGTDFFQNKKQHPRNADAFQQYGWSIGDKEVLLYDTWDLWAFKTDGTSSRRLTKGRETNTKFRHPAYSRIIRGSSNYNGWMLDGVDLTKRILLERLTDYGSQGCIELGAKENKNLLTLDNSHFDQLTQSPDSTTLFYREEGHYLPPRIVFVSTEGVKKTLVQSNPQQKSFYWGRNELISYSTRDGKVHKGLLYYPAQYDPQKKYPMIVYIYEKFSNRLHNYIPPTLYSGIGFNITNFTTQGYFVLTPDISYEIGNPGISATECIISATKEIINKGYVIPNKIGIIGHSFGGYETDYIITQTDLFATAVSGSAVTDLSTFYLSIGPAVGKPDIWRFESQQFRMGKSLFDDRDGYRKNSPIEHVEKIRTPLLSWTGDSDLEVKLDQSVEFFLALRRLEKKHIMLVYPKEGHTLRDHRNQKDLSVRLTQWFAYFLKNEPPAPWINEGLK; this is encoded by the coding sequence ATGAACATCCTAAATAGTGTATTTAAGATACATAGAAGAAACTTAAATATAATATTACTTCTAATTTTAAATTTAGTTATGCAATTGGCTACCTGCTCTCTATGGGGGCAGGCAATGCAAAAGAGGGCACTGACTGTCGAGGACTATTTAAAATGGGGAGAGCTAACCCTTGATAATGTTGGTACGAAGGGATTGTGGGCAAGTTACACCATCAAATATGAAAGTGATAAAGATACGCTTTATGTAAAAAATACAAAATCAGAAAAAACATATAGTTTTCCTTATGGATACAAGGGTAATTTTCTTGAAAATAACTGGTTTATTTGTAAGACCCCTAGTGCAGTAAAACTTCTCAATCTTAAAACTGGACAACAAGAAGAGCTACCTGAAGTCGTGAAATATACCTACAATTCCAATACAAAACAACTTGTACTCCTAGTCAATCGAAAAAACAAAGATAGTGAAATGATCGTGCGAACTCTCGAAGGTGCAGTTCAGATGCAGATACGCGGAGTAACCGAATTTCTACCATCCCCATCAAACGAACTGATCGCATTTGTAGTTAGAACTAAGAAAGGAAGTACTGTAAACATTTTAACATTGTCAAACCAAAATAAAATAAAAATAATTGCAAGTGATCCGTATATTTTTACAGATCTTGTATGGCAAGGAAAAGAAAAAAAAGCATTGGCTTTTTATAAAAAAACTAATAAAGAAAAGAGGTTTGAAAATAGCATATACTATTATAATTTCCAAAATAATAGACTTTATAGTACTCAACAAATTCAAGACCCTTTTTTAAGCGATACAGTATTCATTACTGTAGCAAGTCATAAAATAAAAATTTCAGATGATTTAAAACGTGTCTTTTTTATAGTACAGAAAAAGAAATCAAAGCTCAACGCAAATGATATTAGCCCACAAGTATGGTACGGAAATACCTATAATATTTATCCTCAGGAAGAAAAAGTAAGTTCTTTTAAAGATACATACCTGGCTCAGTGGTTACCAGAACATGAAAACTTCAAAATGATTTCTAATGACAGTCTACCTCAATTTATGCTCACCGGGACACAGAATCATGCTATACTTTTCAACACTGTAAAATATGGCCCACAGTATGGTAAAGATGATATAAGTGATTTCTATATTTATAATCTTGACAATGATAAAACTACCCTGTTTTTGAGAAAAAACATTGCACATCCCTCGTTATTAATACCATCTCCGAGTGGAAAATTTATTTCGTATTTCCGTGACAAAAACTGGTGGATTTACAATATTGAAAAAAACACACACAAAAATATTACCCAAAACTCAGGCACTGACTTTTTTCAAAATAAAAAGCAGCATCCACGAAACGCGGATGCCTTTCAACAATATGGCTGGAGCATTGGCGATAAGGAAGTACTATTATATGACACTTGGGATCTATGGGCTTTTAAAACTGATGGGACCTCTTCACGCCGGCTAACAAAGGGCAGAGAAACAAATACGAAATTCAGACATCCTGCTTATTCAAGAATTATTCGCGGCTCCTCAAACTATAATGGTTGGATGTTGGATGGTGTAGATCTTACAAAAAGAATTTTACTTGAACGGTTGACCGACTATGGATCGCAAGGATGTATTGAATTGGGTGCCAAAGAAAATAAAAATTTGTTAACACTTGATAATTCTCATTTTGATCAGCTAACCCAATCTCCTGATTCTACTACATTATTTTACAGGGAGGAAGGGCATTATTTGCCACCAAGAATTGTTTTTGTAAGCACTGAAGGAGTAAAAAAAACACTAGTTCAAAGTAATCCGCAACAGAAGTCATTTTATTGGGGTAGAAACGAACTGATTTCATATAGTACTAGAGATGGAAAAGTGCATAAAGGGTTACTATATTATCCTGCGCAATATGATCCTCAAAAAAAGTATCCTATGATTGTTTATATTTATGAAAAATTTTCTAATCGACTTCACAACTATATACCTCCGACTTTGTATTCTGGGATTGGGTTTAATATTACAAATTTTACAACACAAGGTTATTTTGTACTTACTCCTGATATTTCTTATGAAATAGGAAATCCAGGAATTTCTGCAACTGAATGTATAATTTCGGCTACAAAGGAAATCATAAATAAAGGATATGTAATTCCAAACAAAATCGGGATTATTGGACATTCATTTGGAGGATATGAAACTGATTATATTATTACACAAACAGATCTTTTTGCCACAGCTGTTTCAGGTTCGGCTGTAACAGATCTATCCACCTTTTATCTATCAATTGGACCGGCAGTGGGGAAACCAGATATCTGGCGTTTTGAAAGTCAACAATTTCGAATGGGGAAATCACTTTTTGATGATCGTGATGGGTATAGGAAGAACTCGCCTATTGAACATGTTGAAAAGATTAGAACGCCATTACTCTCATGGACAGGAGACAGCGACCTTGAAGTAAAGTTAGATCAAAGCGTTGAATTTTTTCTGGCTTTGCGCCGCCTTGAAAAAAAACACATCATGTTAGTGTATCCTAAAGAAGGACACACTTTAAGAGACCATAGAAATCAAAAAGATCTTTCGGTTAGGTTAACTCAGTGGTTTGCCTATTTTTTAAAAAATGAACCACCAGCTCCATGGATCAATGAAGGATTAAAATAA
- a CDS encoding RagB/SusD family nutrient uptake outer membrane protein, producing MRTLYRTEKNISSLIFKRAFFFGTLLMLLSCDSFVEVDLPKSQLTSTAVFRDYASANAAMADVYSKMRDVGMLTGGLYGLSVQLGNYTDELTFYGSPTSPTASFFANTILPSNSTISLLWNNTYNQIYETNAILNGVEGTYLNIQQRTQLGGEAYFVRGLLHFYLLQLYGPIPYIKSTDYKQNSETSRLPVEKVYQYIIEDLKKAEQMLSQQYSSTERTRPNSLTAKALLAKIYLYQGAWDEADRMSSSIIENSLYKIEVNLNKVFLKNSTETIWQFMPASASKNTDDAVNYIFVSGPPPLMSLSESLVNSFSAEDQRKSMWIASLTSQSGKWYYANKYKESKPTTPSREYTIIMRLSEQYLIRAEARVYLQNLTGAVDDLNKIRNRAGIRNVTEGTAEEILEYILSERRKELFTENGHRFFDLKRTGKLDTELGNKPGWKSSYELLPIPETEITLNPNLKPQNTGY from the coding sequence ATGAGAACACTTTATAGAACTGAAAAAAACATTTCCAGCCTCATATTCAAAAGAGCCTTCTTTTTCGGCACTTTGCTTATGCTGCTTTCCTGTGATTCCTTTGTTGAAGTTGATCTGCCTAAATCCCAGCTGACCAGTACGGCTGTATTCAGGGACTATGCTTCTGCCAATGCAGCTATGGCCGATGTATATTCGAAAATGCGTGACGTCGGTATGCTTACAGGAGGACTATATGGTCTATCAGTGCAACTAGGAAATTATACTGATGAATTAACTTTTTATGGATCACCAACAAGCCCAACCGCATCGTTTTTTGCCAACACCATTCTGCCAAGTAACAGTACAATTTCACTTTTATGGAATAATACCTACAATCAGATCTATGAAACTAATGCAATTTTAAACGGTGTAGAAGGTACTTATTTAAATATACAACAAAGAACGCAACTGGGAGGCGAAGCCTATTTTGTGCGCGGATTACTACACTTTTATCTTCTGCAGTTATATGGTCCAATTCCTTATATTAAATCTACGGACTATAAGCAAAATTCTGAAACATCGAGACTACCAGTAGAAAAGGTTTACCAATATATTATCGAAGATTTAAAGAAAGCAGAACAAATGCTTTCACAACAATATTCTTCCACCGAAAGGACTCGTCCGAATTCTTTAACTGCAAAAGCTTTGTTGGCAAAAATTTATCTATATCAAGGAGCTTGGGATGAAGCCGATCGTATGAGCAGTTCAATTATAGAAAATTCATTGTACAAAATTGAAGTAAACCTAAATAAAGTTTTTCTAAAAAATTCAACCGAAACAATCTGGCAGTTTATGCCAGCTTCAGCAAGCAAAAACACTGATGATGCAGTGAATTATATTTTTGTATCCGGTCCGCCGCCGCTAATGTCGTTAAGCGAATCATTAGTTAACAGTTTCAGTGCGGAAGATCAAAGAAAGAGCATGTGGATCGCTTCTTTGACCAGTCAAAGTGGAAAATGGTATTATGCAAATAAATATAAAGAGTCAAAACCTACTACACCTTCAAGAGAATATACCATTATAATGAGGCTCTCTGAACAATACTTAATTCGAGCAGAAGCAAGAGTCTATTTGCAAAATTTAACTGGTGCAGTTGACGATTTAAACAAAATCAGAAATCGCGCAGGAATTCGAAACGTTACAGAAGGCACAGCTGAAGAAATTCTAGAATACATTCTCTCAGAAAGAAGAAAAGAACTTTTCACTGAAAATGGGCACAGATTTTTTGATCTAAAACGAACTGGAAAACTTGATACAGAATTAGGAAATAAACCTGGTTGGAAATCAAGCTATGAGCTTTTACCAATACCTGAAACTGAAATAACTTTAAATCCTAATCTTAAGCCTCAAAATACTGGCTATTAG
- a CDS encoding MauE/DoxX family redox-associated membrane protein: MKISDSFKSAIVEAICLLYILLFVYASVSKIIDFENFQVQLGQSPLLSAFAVPVSWGVIISELGIALMLVFPGSRKIGLYAGFCLMTMFSAYIFIILNYSSFVPCSCGGILEKMSWGTHLAFNIVFVLLAALAITVYPDHNRLFSKISNSVILSLIFISGSGAVAVLFLASEKIMHYQNPFIRRYPHHPVSIEKTIDLKYNSYYFAGYGEGNLYLGNSTAPFSLLSISSQMEQKKIRIRLDRERFDFKSVRIAVRPPFFYVLDGVVPVIFQGKTSEWKALQLATTPPYFNIAYPADSTLVVFRGMSSKTRNNVIGTYRWGKNSRTIISPHLLQKQIDGIFDTDGMLHFSQELNSIIYLYSYRNEYLVADREGKLNFRSHTIDTNSHAKIKVAYLKGKSERVMSAPAITVNRSSSVNETFLYVNSNVPGRFEGRQKWELQSVIDVYDLKKRSYVFSFTIDRLNGKKLRNFYVVHGKIFVLIGTKLAIYKFSNEVNKKYLKAPEA, encoded by the coding sequence ATGAAAATATCAGATTCTTTTAAAAGTGCAATAGTTGAAGCCATCTGCCTGCTTTATATACTTCTTTTCGTCTATGCTTCTGTAAGCAAAATTATTGATTTTGAGAATTTTCAGGTGCAGCTTGGACAATCTCCCCTTCTTAGTGCATTTGCTGTTCCTGTTTCCTGGGGAGTTATTATAAGTGAATTAGGAATTGCTCTAATGCTGGTTTTTCCTGGAAGCAGGAAAATCGGGCTTTACGCAGGTTTCTGTCTGATGACGATGTTCAGTGCATATATTTTTATAATTCTTAATTACAGTTCTTTTGTGCCATGTTCCTGTGGCGGGATTTTGGAAAAAATGAGCTGGGGGACGCATTTGGCATTCAATATCGTTTTTGTTCTGCTTGCCGCCTTGGCTATTACAGTATATCCCGACCATAACAGGTTGTTTTCAAAAATTTCCAATTCAGTAATTCTTTCTTTGATCTTTATTTCAGGAAGTGGTGCAGTAGCAGTTCTGTTTCTTGCTTCTGAAAAAATTATGCATTATCAGAACCCGTTTATAAGACGCTACCCGCATCATCCTGTTTCAATAGAAAAAACCATAGATTTAAAATACAACTCCTATTATTTCGCAGGCTACGGAGAGGGAAATCTGTATCTCGGAAATTCAACGGCACCTTTCAGCCTTCTTTCCATTAGTAGCCAGATGGAACAGAAGAAAATAAGAATAAGGCTAGACAGGGAACGTTTTGACTTCAAATCGGTCAGAATAGCAGTCCGCCCTCCATTCTTTTATGTTTTGGACGGGGTTGTCCCTGTCATATTCCAGGGTAAAACATCTGAGTGGAAAGCCCTGCAATTGGCCACCACCCCTCCGTATTTTAACATTGCATATCCTGCCGACAGTACTTTGGTTGTTTTTAGGGGAATGAGTTCAAAAACGCGGAATAATGTCATAGGAACTTACCGATGGGGAAAAAACAGTAGAACAATAATAAGTCCTCATTTGCTCCAGAAGCAAATCGACGGAATTTTTGATACGGACGGCATGCTGCATTTCAGTCAAGAGTTGAATAGCATTATATACTTGTACTCATATAGAAATGAATATTTAGTAGCAGATAGGGAAGGAAAATTAAACTTTAGAAGTCATACTATCGACACCAATTCGCATGCCAAAATAAAAGTTGCTTATTTAAAAGGAAAATCAGAACGAGTAATGTCTGCTCCAGCAATTACAGTAAACAGATCAAGCAGTGTAAATGAAACTTTTCTATATGTAAACTCAAATGTCCCAGGCAGATTTGAAGGAAGACAAAAATGGGAATTGCAGTCTGTTATTGACGTCTACGATTTAAAAAAAAGGTCTTACGTATTTAGTTTTACAATTGATCGCTTGAATGGTAAAAAGCTTCGCAACTTTTATGTTGTTCATGGTAAAATCTTTGTTTTAATAGGTACAAAACTAGCTATCTATAAATTTAGTAATGAAGTAAACAAAAAATATTTAAAAGCTCCTGAAGCTTAA
- a CDS encoding DUF6520 family protein, which translates to MKTTISRRMMPFAVFVLGIAGAFSTVSMQSSDKLEATDITGYVDNNDGGSPCDLAVTCQIESTDEICRQFDDSGPEAKAMFPNETSCSRTVFRVDPE; encoded by the coding sequence ATGAAAACCACAATTTCAAGAAGAATGATGCCCTTTGCTGTTTTTGTTTTGGGTATCGCAGGTGCTTTTTCAACTGTTTCAATGCAGAGTAGCGATAAATTAGAGGCTACCGATATTACAGGATATGTTGATAACAATGATGGAGGCAGCCCATGTGACTTAGCAGTAACCTGTCAAATAGAGTCCACAGATGAAATCTGTCGCCAATTTGATGATTCTGGTCCAGAAGCGAAGGCAATGTTTCCAAATGAGACATCTTGTAGTCGCACAGTTTTTCGTGTTGATCCTGAATAA